The stretch of DNA TGAAATACTTCCTCTGTTGGCCGTAGAGGAACTTGGGATACTATATCAGTCAAATATCATAGACAAATGCTCCATGAATTCATTAAAATCTATAGCGGTTTGGGTGTTGTGTATTTAAAGGGTTTTTGTTGCATATGCTCCATTAATCTGCCTTTGTTTTTGCTCATGTTTATTGATATCTTTTGTATTATCATGTGTGTAGTCAGTCAGGtctttccaaatttcaatttttGTTCTTGATTGCAATGTATATAAAAAGATTTCTAATAGGTAGCTAGTGTGGGACTGATGCAGTAACTTAGTTTTGTGAGTAGGGCTACATATGTACCAGTTATTGCTTGTTATAGTATaccttgtttggttttatgtccAGCCTTCCGCAGGGATTCCCTTCCTGGCAGGCCTTTGAACGTTTTCTAAAGTTTCTTATATTTAATaattgtcttttattattttctcatcgGTATCATAGCTCCTGCAGAATGGGAGAGTCtagttcttttttaaaaatgctttcttttattatctttacTTCAGGTGgcattttgttgtatagtcttggtgcgcaatgttcaaatgctttctcacctgacttacaatttgatctaggttcaaatagcctttatatgcttcacttgcatgtctgattgcaatattcatttcaggtctaaagagaCTTAAGTAGTCACATAGATATGTTGGTTCACCATATTTCTAGTTTCTTTTAaagattaaagaattttttttatgctacaTTCCAAAATTATGGCTAGTTATTGCTGTATTTAAATATTCACACAGTCATTTGTTCATCAATTATTATTCCTCAGTTCTTTGGTGTCAGTTataaacttttcatatttttcatatatctagtAGAACCACTGGCTTTGAACTAAACTTGGCATAAAACATCCTATAGTAAAGCAAATTTAAGTTTCTTTTAAATGGTTGCCATGAGAAAATTGGGTTGGGCGGCCGAAAACAGGTTTTCAAGAACCACTGGCCCAGAAATGGTTAAGTCAGGTAAAAGCTTCCTGATATAATACATATTCAATTTTGTCCAAGCCATGTCCCTTAGTGCTAGGATTGAACTGCAATGatattttatccaaatatttgTAGTTTTGTCAGGAAACTAACATCGTCTTCACTTTACAGGGAGGCTTTGCAAGATGTTACGAACTCATAGATTTAACCACAAAAGAAATCTTCGCCGGAAAGATTGTGGCGAAATCCCTCTTGTTGAAGCCCCACCAAAAGGATAAAATGGCACAGGAAATCTCTATTCACAGAAGTCTTAAGCACAAGCATGTTGTCGGCTTTCATGGGTTTTTTGAAGACTCGGATAATGTGTATATCATTTTGGAACTGTGTCGGCGAAGGGTGAGTTTGTTTCTGTATCTCTGTGATATTAATGTTTGTTGTGTTAACTTTGTAAAAGTCAAAGGTCCCGTATTGTACGTGCCACCATTTATAAGGCTGACCACGCTGGAAAATATAATTccccttatattttattatttattcatatttttactatattggttttattttctaatagCTTTTATGATATGCTTATATTGAAATCTACTTATATAAgttctttagtttattttttcttttctaataagtgtgctcttcattctttatttcccattaccttctgttagttCTTTCAGATGAGCACCTTGTTTTTTTGGgaacttgagtttcaagtcagtaaCCCCTACTGTgggtttgttctatatgaatagggttcatctgaataataataatagactgtaGCTAGCAGATGTTGTTATAATAAACTTACTTCTAAATTgtagttaattcatttaaaatagttTCACATTGAAGTCACTGAGTTCCTTCAGAATGGGTCATACTCACATGACCTGTTGGTATTTAATAACCTAACCGAGTCTGTAACTAATGACGAATGTCAAATTATAGAAACAGATTAAAGAAATTATGTTGGAATCTAACAGGTGCTCCTTCCCTTCACAATTCTCTCTcggatttaaaggaaaatgaaaaaagagaaagaggaggagtgtttttattcttttggaaTTGAATTAGGGAGATACTTGACAATGACTCCTAGCTACTAGATCTTGAATGAATGTTGGAAAGCTGGAGGTGCATAGTGTAAGTCCCCTTCAACAAGTGTGGAAAATGCAGCTTCTCAAAGATACATTGATCTGAACATACTTAGTATCCAAACAAATCAAACTTGAGTAGTAAACTTTAGGAAACTAGAGTTCTAAGGTGATACTTTTGcactttttcataaacttcttaatattagttcctcactcttgttaagagaataacaaatATTGGAGGgagtttgagaaccactggtttagattattttatttttaatatttagttccTACTTAACTGAAAAGTAAGTTTTAGTTTAGAAAATTGGACCTGaaaagtaagttttattttagaaaattgcaTCTTATAAACATTACGAAAATGagtaaatcttttttttaaaacttcttttttgtaaatatatttttgtttatcatcATATATCTTTTGTTCCCCTTCTGCATGTCAAGAGAATTAACTAGTACTTCAGGGTCCCGTATTTATCATAGCTTCCCATGACATCTCATAAATtattctctcttaagtcactcaatcattcatagttaagaggaacttctaagagtgttttatcaacgctctgagagaatctctttgctatgaaaaacggtatgtttAGAGAAACTTTTAAGagatctcgctaacaatagcggaaaatatagtgcTACAATCCATGAATATCGATTTTTGgccattattttaattaaaaaaaaaaaagtattttaaaaattcaatatattcattaattatgatattaatcttgagatctgtatattattgttgaattcaaaagtagagatagatagatatagagacagatatatagatagatagagatagttcgatagagagagagagagagagagatagatagtagatgatagatagatagggagatagatagttagatagagatagatatatagaaatagagatatatatatatataaacacacacacacaaataaatgaaacatgaaaaaggtgaagcactagtactataggcctagtgctcctctctcactactaaccaaaaaaagctctaaggattttcattttcattccattcttgacccttcgCGTCTAATCCTGCGCCAAATATatgtgatcaaattaattaatccattaattttgagagagagagagactgatatgttagaaaccgcagaaaacctctctgtgcggttggcaatcgcctctctgatcaagtcagtcacatacatgaggccactttgatcaactctattatctttttttaaactcactgtcgtcatacacatcgaatatatccagtcttggacgaaaattcctcgggcggcgaacgcggcgttcttgttcgtctgccatgtttacagtctgtgactaccgctatgagaaactcctaagtacttaggagacccctccaccactcttaaatctcggcctgagatatgagtactcatagcgcgtaagaggcttcgtaaaattctcttaagaattttcataactttaagagtgttttaatgatttaagagtacTCTTTAGGATTGATAGTGACCCCCGAGAGTTTTAACCCGgtgtgtatccacctttgcgccGTGTTTATTACAAGCCctggttattttttgtttttacaacttCCAAAACTAGTACTTCAGATCTTTTTAAGTTGGAGATTACTGTAAAAACATAAGACTCTATATCATAAAGGTAATCactccaaagaaatattagtcttatATAACGACCCACAAAACCCTTGGAGGTCACTGTCCAGGAGAATAtccttttctttttgtaaatatttatttttgcgttCATTATCATCCATCTTTTGTTTCCCCCGCTTTGTCATGAGAATGTAGTTCCCCTTTCCCCAAACCTCTCAAGTTCAGACAGGACTAtttactctttattttattttcttttcttatttatttatttttttgcttattttttatttgcttttacaaTTTCCAGTCTTTAATGGAGCTACACAAACGTCGCAAGGCTGTAACGGAACCAGAGGCCCGTTACTTTCTCAAACAGATTCTCTTAGGTGTCAAGCACTTGCATGACAGACAAGTCATCCATAGAGATCTCAAGCTAGGCAACTTGTTTTTGAATGACGAGATGGAACTCAAGATCGGAGACTTTGGTCTGGCGACCAAAGTTGATTATGAAGGAGAGAGGAAAAGGTGAATATACTTTGTGAGCGCTGTAGGTGTTACTTAATAAGGTTCTTCGCGGCATCCCTTCAGCCCCGAGCTGCGACCCCTcttgttccttttattgtactaaCGTTCTTATTCTGCaatgttttcttcctgttacaccttcaaaaccTTTTTGCTCTTAGTTTCCCTTCCAGTGCTTGTCTTTTAatctaaattatattttatttttcattccaatATGACTTAATTTTCCAAGACAGTAGTTGCAGGCTTTTCCTGGTGctattgtaaaatatattcaattacgTACTTATTTATTCCCACAAGCCAAGGTTGTAGCGTAAGAGTCCTTGTGTTAACCAAATGGTTCTTTTGATTGTAGGCATTATTTGTTAAccagtgttgtccgagttgatatatttcattgattatcattcctttttttgttttcagaaCTTTATGTGGTACCCCGAACTACATCGCCCCAGAAATATTATGTAAAAAGGGCCACAGTTACGAAGTTGATGTTTGGTCTATAGGTTGTATATTGTAAGTATCTTGACAAAAACTggtttgcacttttctttgtaattggtaaattattattcttttgattagcAGGATGTTGCAGTAATTTATATTGATCCAAAAGTCACTTGCAAGcaattcttttatgtattttctgtCCTTATTCAAAGGTTATATGTTCACAaatctttatataaaaatgaaagttttgcATCCTTGTGTATGTCAAACTGTTCAGTAATGAACTGTGAATCTAAATGAATATTCTTCTTACAATTGTttcttgtggacgaatctcttggtataaataccaccttttctgtaaacttttctcattcatatacctgaagagagagacagcagtctctgaaatatagcacttttctctctacattttggtgtttttatgggctccttttattagatggaattctgttgttacagaacatttttaccagtcattgtttCTTAGtgtaactacgaggttttcctcctgttacacctactAAACCTcttattctcaattttcctttcagcgttgaatgacatcacaggtcccagtgcttggctctcAGCCTAAATTGTACATTCTATGTTCTAATCTGTCTATTTAAACTGTAACTTTTTCACAGGTACACTTTGTTAGTGGGTAAACCTCCCTTTGAAACCCAGACCCTGAAGGACACGTATATGAGAATCAAGAAGAACGAGTACCACGTTCCTTCGAGAATTGGACCGCTGGCTCGGACCCTCATCACGAAGTTGCTTCAGGGGGATCCCTCGAAGAGGCCAAACGTAGACTCCATCATTAGTGACGATTTCATGACGATGGGTGAGGAATGTAGTGTGTTTCCAGTTGCTTCTCATAGACTTGGATGTGCTCCCAAAGCCTTGCTTCTGTATTTAAGTATTGTGTCCTATGTTTTTGATGCTTATTCTGGTGTTGACTGGATGTAAGTTTAATTCGATTTCTTcaatttacaggttatatttatatatgttccaATTACAGGTTACATTCCAACACGTCTTCCTACATCTTGCCTCACCATGGCTCCGAGATTCGATTCGAGGTGCACTGTCGTTGCTACTAGAAGGCCGTTAGTTGAGATAAATGCAAAAGGTGAGTTTTTTCTTTAGATTTGTAATATTCCAGATGAATTTTGTAACGGCAAACATGTCACTGTGGACTTAGAATATAGATTTAGAAGTGCTCAATGTACCCTCACCCCTGTAGGCAGGTAGTGCCATTAATGCATCTCACACCATGCACTGTAACCACTctatgcagcatccctttggcctctagctgcaatGCCTTTCATTCCAatcactgtacctctgttcatattctctttcttccatcttactttcctaagagttgtttcattgtgcaactgtgaAGTTTTCTTGCTTAcaccttttaaaaccttttttctctgcttcccCTTTTTAGCACTGAATTGTATATCCCATCCCATTTGCAAAAATAGtttgaaaaaggaaaatcaacACAAATTGCTAATGATGTTCCATGACTGAATtgtgtattccattccatttgagAAAATACCatttaaaggaagaaaatttacaATGACATCCCAGACTATCAAAAAATGATTTACTTAATCTTTGAATTTATAGATGGATCACCGCTGAAGAACAAGGAAGCAGTCAAAAAGGGAGATGGCACACCATCTAAGAATGCAGGAAACAACCAAAACGGGAACCAGCCATCTGAACAGCAAGCAAACACAGGTGTCCAGCAGCAGAGACAAGAGGAGCCAACAGACTGTTATCTCAGGGACTTATACACTCAGGTCACTGCCGTGGTTTCCTCGAAGCCGGATGAACGGGAAAATGTCAATGAAGGTAAGTTCTCTCTCTCAACGTATTTGGTAACCCTTGTGTTGAGCAAGGATTAACAGATCATTATAGTGACTGGCCGAGTATCAGATGGCATTTGATAGACTTGCGATCCTTGCCGAATTTAAGGATGGTATTTGAAGGATAAATTTGTTATTCTCAAACCCTAACATGGATGGTTCTCTTGACAGATGAGTGTGAGGACCCAGCTGCAGTACCCATGATTTGGGTCAGCAGGTGGGTGGATTACAGCGATAAGTACGGCCTCGGCTACCAGCTCTGTGACGACTCCATTGGTGTCCTCTTCAATGACTTCTCAAAGCTCCTGCTCCTTGCCGATGGAGAGTAAGTATATTCAAAATTGAGGTTCAGATTTTAGTACAAAATCAGGTTCTGTGAGTAGTTAAGCGCCTGTATTCTGAGACTAAAAATATTTAACTTGGGTTAGTTAGTGCACCTCacttgcagtgcact from Macrobrachium nipponense isolate FS-2020 chromosome 48, ASM1510439v2, whole genome shotgun sequence encodes:
- the LOC135205056 gene encoding serine/threonine-protein kinase PLK1-like gives rise to the protein MAAHLKEEAKKEIPEVICDATTGKKYQRGKFLGKGGFARCYELIDLTTKEIFAGKIVAKSLLLKPHQKDKMAQEISIHRSLKHKHVVGFHGFFEDSDNVYIILELCRRRSLMELHKRRKAVTEPEARYFLKQILLGVKHLHDRQVIHRDLKLGNLFLNDEMELKIGDFGLATKVDYEGERKRTLCGTPNYIAPEILCKKGHSYEVDVWSIGCILYTLLVGKPPFETQTLKDTYMRIKKNEYHVPSRIGPLARTLITKLLQGDPSKRPNVDSIISDDFMTMGYIPTRLPTSCLTMAPRFDSRCTVVATRRPLVEINAKDGSPLKNKEAVKKGDGTPSKNAGNNQNGNQPSEQQANTGVQQQRQEEPTDCYLRDLYTQVTAVVSSKPDERENVNEDECEDPAAVPMIWVSRWVDYSDKYGLGYQLCDDSIGVLFNDFSKLLLLADGDNIHYIERTGAEHYHQLKNYPSTLDKKVTLLRYFRNYMNEHLLKAAAAMCPREGDDLARIPSLRTYFRTRSAIILHLTNGTLQINFFEDHTKIILCPLMGAVTYIDERKNFRTLKLSSITKYGCKPELANRLRYARCMIQKLMCVKTSTMKSTVSSGSSQSSQAATS